Part of the Faecalibacterium duncaniae genome, AAGTGCTGTCCAGCCTGAATCCCGTGCCCGGTACGGTGGTCAAGGAGGTTACAAAAGACATGGAAGGTATGCTGATCAAGGGTGTTGCAAAGGACACCGATGTTGCCGTTATCACGATCCTGAACGTTCCCGATGAGCCGGGCACCAGCTTCAAGATCTTTGGCCTGCTGGCCCAGAAGAACATCAATGTGGATATCATCCTGCAGTCCACCGGCCGCGACGGCAAGAAGGATATCTCCTTCACCTGCGCCCAGGGCGAGGCTGAGACCGCCATGCGCGTGCTCAAGGAGAGCGGCAAGTTCAAGGATGCCACCTGCGACGAGACCTGCGCAAAGGTCTCCATCGTGGGTGCCGGTATGCAGAGCCACAGCGGCGTTGCCTCCAAGATGTTCGAGGCACTCTCCAACAACAACAACAACATCAAGATGATCTCCACCAGTGAGATCAAGATCTCCTGCATCATTGCCCGTGACGACGCTGACAAGGCGGTCAGCGCCATCCACGATATGCTGTTTGACTGATTGACAGGACTGCTGGTGCTCTGGAAAACCCCACCGTCATTGCTTCGCAATGCCACCGCCCCTGATAGGGGCGGCCTTGGCAAAATGGCAAAGCTTTACGCCATGCCAAGGGCCCCACTACTAGGGGGGCTGTCGAGCAAAGCGAGACTGGGGGGTTGCCCCGGAGCGCCGCAGTCCTTTTTTGCAAAAGCGAGGGGAAAGTATTATGTTGGAATCGATCAAATGCAGCGCCTCGGGTGCATACTACCTGCGGGGGCAGTGGGTGCCTGCCGACGCGCAGGCTCCTGCGGCACTGGCAGCCGCAGGCGTGACTGCGGAGCAGGCCGGCCAGGCCTACAAGGGCACCATGGCCTACGGCATCCTCACCGCCCACAACACCAGCGGTAATGACCGGGATCTCCGGATCAAGTTCGATGCCATGGCAAGCCACGACATCACCTTTGTGGGCATCATCCAGACGGCCCGCGCCTCGGGGCTGGAAAAGTTCCCCATCCCCTATGTGCTGACCAACTGCCACAACAGCCTGTGCGCCGTGGGCGGCACCATCAACGAGGATGACCACCGCTTCGGCCTGTCCGCTGCCAAAAAGTACGGCGGCATCTTTGTGCCGCCCCACATGGCGGTCATCCACCAGTACATGCGTGAGCGCTTTGCGGGCTGCGGCAAAATGATCCTTGGCTCCGATTCCCACACCCGCTACGGCGCGCTGGGCACCATGGCCATCGGCGAGGGCGGCGGCGAGCTGGCAAAGCAGCTGCTGGGCCGCACCTACGATGTGGCCCGCCCCGGCGTGGTGGCCATCTGCCTGACCGGCGCTCTGCCCGCAGGCTGCGGCCCCCACGATGTGGCCATTGCACTGGTGGGTGAGCTGTTCAAGAGCGGCTATGTCAAGAACAAGGTCATGGAGTTTGTGGGCCCCGGCATCGCCTCCCTGCGGCAGGACACCCGCAACGCCATTGATGCCATGACCACCGAGACCACCTGCCTTTCCTCCATCTGGGAGACCGATGAAAAGACCCGGCAGTTCCTCACGGTCCATGGCAGGGCAGGGGACTACAAGCCCCTGCACCCGGCAGAGCTGGCCTATTACGACGGCGTGGTGAGCGTGGACCTTTCCAAGATCCGGCCCATGATCGCCCTGCCCATGCACCCCTCCAACGCCTTTCCCATTGAGGAGCTGAACGCCAACCTCAAGGACATCCTCCACGAATGCGAGGAGAACGTCCAGAAGCTGGTGGGCCGTTCTGACGTGAAGCTGGATCTGTGCAGCAAGATCGAAAACGGCAGGCTCCGGGTGGATCAGGGAGTCATCGCGGGCTGCGCGGGCGGCCTGTTCGACAGCATCTACGAGGCCGCTTCCATCCTCAAGGGCCATACCGGCGGCTGCGGGGATTACGCCCTCAGCGTTTACCCCGGCAGCCAGCCCATTATGATGGAGCTGAACCGCACCGGCGTGCTCACTGACCTGATGGCCAGCGGTGCCACCATCCGCACGGCCTTCTGCGGCCCCTGCTTCGGCGCGGGCGATGTGCCCGCCAACGGGGCGCTGTCCATCCGCCACACCACCCGCAACTTCCCCAGCCGCGAGGGCTCCAAGCCCGGCAGCGGCCAGCTGGCAGGCGTGGCCCTGATGGATGCCCGCAGCATTGCCGCCACCACGGCAAACGGCGGCATCCTGACCCCCGCAACGGAGGTGGATTACGACCCCACCGTGCCCGAATACCACTACGATCCCTCCAGCTACGAGGCCCGGGTGTATCAGGGCTTTGGCCACGGCGATTACGATGCCCTGCTCAAGCTGGGCCCCAACATCAAGGACTGGCCCGAGATCGCCCCGCTGGGCGACAACCTGCTGCTGAAGGTGGCCTCCTACATCACCGACCCCGTCACCACCACGGACGAGCTCATCCCCTCGGGTGAGACCTCTTCCTACCGCTCCAACCCCCTGGGTCTGGCTGAGTTCACCCTCAGCCGCAAGGACCCCGCCTATGTGGGGCGCGCCAAGGCCGTGCAGGCCGAGGAAGCCGCCCGCCGGGCCGGGCAGGGGGATGCCGCCCTGCTGGCAAAGATCCGCGCCGTGCCCGGCTGCGAGGCCCTGACCTGGGACGATGTGCAGCTGGCCTCCACCATTTTTGCCGTCAAGCCCGGCGACGGCTCTGCCCGTGAGCAGGCCGCCAGCTGCCAGCGCGTGCTGGGGGCCGGGGCCAACATCGTCAACGAGTACGCCACCAAGCGTTACCGCTCCAACCTCATCAACTGGGGCATGCTGCCCTTCCAGCTCAACGGTGCGGCTCCCTTCGGCCTAGGGGATTACATCCTCATCCCCCATGTCCGGGAAGCCCTCAAAGGCGATCTGCAGAACATCCCTGCCTATGTGCTGGGTGAGGAAGTGAAGCCCTTCGCCCTCTATATGGCACCGCTGACCTCCGATGAGCGGGAGATTTTGGCAGACGGGTGTTTGATCAATTATTATAAGCATTAAACCTCTCAGCCGTCGCTGACGCTCGGCAGCTCCCCTAGTAGGGGAGCCCTTGGCAGGCCGTCGCGTTTTCGAGGTCTGGCGCTTCGCTCCTGTTTGCCCTGCTGGCGCAAAGCCTTATCCTTGCGGCAGGAGTGCGTTTTGGAGCGTCAGCGATCATAGCGAAAAATGAACCTTATGCCAAGGCCTCCCCTACTAGGGGAGGTGGCATCGAGCGTTAGCGAAGATGACGGAGAGGTTTAACCCGTTACATTCTCAGGAGGTTCCATTCCATGCCCGGCGATCTACACAACCACACCACCTATTCCGACGGTTCCGTGCCCGTGGCCCGGCTGCCCCTGATGGCAGCCCGGGTGGGGCTGGATGCTATGGCCATCTCTGACCACGACACACTGCGCAGCGTGCAGTATGCCTACGACCACCCGGTGCAGGATGGGGTAAAGCTCATCCCGGCCACCGAGCTCACTGGCTACGATTACGAGCGCCAGCACCGGGTCCACCTGCTGGCCTACTGGCCTGACCCCGAGAGCGAGGCCCTGCGCCGCCACTGCGATATCATGCGCCAGCGCCGCAACGAGTGCTGTTTGCAGAGCGCCCGGGAGCTGGAAGCCATCTTCCCCCAGTTCCGCACCGAGCAGGCGCTGGAATACGCCAGAGACAGCGGCGTGCTCTATAAGAGCGGCATCATGCAGGCGCTGCGGGAGCTGGGCCTTGCCGACAGCATCTACGGCGAGCGCTACCATGAGCTGTTCGGCTGGAACCCGCGGGGCAGGGTGCTCCACTCGCCCGAGTATATCCCGGTGCGGGAGGTGCTGGCCACAGCCAGAGCCGCCGGTGCCGTGGTGGTGTTCGCCCACCCCACCGTGTACAAGAGTATGCCCCTGCTCCGGGAACTGGTCAGGGAGGGGATGGTGGACGGCATCGAGATCGACCACCCCAGCAACAGCCCCGAGGACAAGGCCGAGTGTGCCGCCCTCTGTGGGCAGTATCACCTCATCCACACCGGCGGCACCGACTTCCACGGGGCCAACCACAAAAAGGTCTACCCCGTGGGCACCTGCACCACTCCCGATGACCAGATCGCGCGGATCGAGGAGCTGGCCCGGAAGCGCAGACGGTGACCCGCCGCGCTTCGGGAGCTTTTTCCCGCGAGTGAAACGGGCCATTCCATCGCCCGCCCTATTGCCTGCGGCAACAGGGTCCCACCCCAGCGGACACTCGCTTGGAAAAACTCCCTCGCTGCGGCTGACGCTTGCAGATTCGTGAGATTTATAGTATAATGCAGGCAAGTCAAAAAGAGAGGATGTTTTCCATGAGCAAATCTTTCAGCTTCCCCAATGTGGGCACCTGTTCCAAGCAGACCAACATCGTGCTGAACGATGACCACACCATCGAGTCCGTTGAGGTCATCGGCGGCTGCAACGGCAACCTCAAGGGCATCAGCCGCCTGCTCAAGGGCATGAAGGCTGAGGATGCCATCGCCCGCATGGAGGGTACCACCTGCGGCCCCCGCCCCACCAGCTGCCCCGACCAGATCGCTAAGAACCTGAAAAAGGCTCTGGCAGAGATGTAACCATCAACGCAGAGAAAGCGTCGTGCATTGCACGGCGCTTTTTTGCTGTGCAGCGCCCTCTCAGTCTCGCTTTGCTCGACAGCTCTCCCGAAGGGAGAGCCAACGCATCGTTTTGATTCTGCAGCCCCTGAAGGCCAGGCCGCAGTTGGCTCCCCCCTCGGGGGAGCTGGCAAAGCCGATAGGCTTTGACTGAGAGGGTTGACACAAATTGCTGATTTTTTTCCATTCACCGGGCCTATACTTTGCTGTGTATGAAACAATACAGCAAGGAGCAGAGCATGAGCATTTGGGAAGCATTCGGCATGGGCAGACACAAGGGGTTTTCGCGGGAGGCAGGGCTGCTGCTGGACGAAGCCGTGGAGCTTGCGGGCAGCATGGGCTGTGCCCGGGCGGATACCGGGCACCTGCTGCTTGCCATGCTGCAGACCGACCGCGGCCCGGCGGGGCGGTTTCTGGCGGGCAAGAACATCACCGAGCCCGCCGTGCGCCGTCAGCTGGCCGAGGGCCGCACCAGCCCGGCCCGCCAGCTGGACAGAAAGGCGCTGGCCCCAGACCTGCGCCGGGCCATGGATTATGCCCTCATCGGGGCACAGAACGCCCACCTGCCCAAGGCGGAACCGGAGCACCTGCTCTGTGCCATGCTGGAGGATACCGACTGCGCGGCGGGGGTGCTGCTGGCCTCCATGGGGGTGCAGCTGGCCGAGGCCGTGCGGGAGTGCCGCCAGATCTCGGGGCAGTTCATCCTGCCCGGCACGCCCCGGGCCAGCGCCATGCCCCGGGGCAGCCGCGCCAGCGATAAGTATTGCCGCGACCTGACCCGCCGCGCGGTGGACGGCGAGCTGGACCCGGTGTTCTGCCGGGATGCGGAGCTGGACCGGATGGTGGAGATCCTGTGCCGCCGCCAGAAGAACAACCCCTGTCTGGTGGGGGAGCCGGGCGTGGGCAAAACGGCCCTTGCCGAGGGCCTTGCCCAGCGCATCGCCAGCCGGAATGTGCCCCGGATGCTGCAGGGGCGGCGGCTGCTGGCGCTGGATATGGCCAGCCTTGTGGCGGGCACCAAGTACCGGGGCGACTTTGAGGAGCGGTTCAAGACCCTTCTGGAGGAGCTTGTGCGGGACGGCAGCGCCATCCTGTTTGTGGACGAGTTCCACACCATCGTGGGAGCCGGCGCGGCAGAGGGGGCCATTGATGCCGCCAGCATCCTGAAGCCCGTGCTGGCCCGGGGGGAGCTGCAGCTCATCGGGGCCACCACCGATCAGGAGTTCCGCACCCATATCCAGAAGGATGCCGCACTGGAGCGCCGCTTTGGCCGGGTGCAGATCGAGGAGCCCACCCCGGCGCAGGCTGCGGCGATCCTGGAGGGCCTTGCCCCCCGCTACGAGCGCTACCACAGCGTGCATCTGCCGCCCGAGACGCTGCGGGAGGCCGTGGAGCTCTCGGTGCGGTACCTGCCGGGGCGCTTCCTGCCCGATAAGGCCATCGACCTTGTGGACGAGGCCTGTGCCGCTGCCCGCATCCGCGCTGAGCGGGAGGGAAAAGCAGATCCCACCCTCACCCGGGAGGACATTGCCCGGGTGGTGGCGCAGGCCAGCGGCGTGCCCGTGGAGCGGGTGGGGGAGAAGGAGCGGGAACGGCTGGACAAGCTGGAATCCCGCCTCAACGCCGAGATCGTGGGCCAGCAGAAGGCCGTGGCGGCGGTGGCCGGGGCCATCCGGCGCAGTCGCACCGGGCTGGGGGAGCCGGGCCGCCCCATGGGGGCCATGCTCTTTCTGGGGCCCACCGGCGTGGGCAAGACCGCCCTTGCCAAGGCCCTTGCCGCCAGCTGGTTCGGCAGCGAGAAGGCCCTGCTCAAGTTCGATATGTCGGAGTATCAGGAGCAGCACACCACGGCCCGCCTGCTGGGCGCGCCCCCGGGCTACCTTGGCCACGATGAGGGCGGTCAGCTCACCGAAGCCGTCCGCCGCCGCCCGTACAGCGTGGTGCTCTTTGACGAGATCGAAAAGGCCCACCCGGACATCCAGAATATCCTGCTGCAGATCCTGGAGGACGGCCAGCTCACCGATGCCATGGGCCGCAAGGCCGATTTCCGCAATACCATCGTCCTGCTCACCTCCAACCTGGGGGCACGCTTTCTGGCCGGGCAGAGCGCCCCGCTGGGTTTTGCAGCGGGCAGCGAGGCCGTGTTCGAGAAGCAGTCGGCCCAGGCCATTGAGGAAGCCAAGAAGTGGTTCCGGCCCGAGCTGGTGGGGCGGCTGGATGAGCTCATCGTGTTCCGTCCCCTTGCAGAGGACAGCCTGTGTGCCATCGCCGAGAAGCTGCTGGGCCAGCTGGAAGCCCGTGCCGCCCGCAATGGGTATCAGCTGACCCATACGCCCCGGGTGGGGGCAGTGCTGGCCGCAAGGGCGCGCTCGCCCTATGGGGCCCGGGAGCTGCGGCGGCAGGTGGACCGCGCCGTGGAACAGGCCCTCGCCAACCAGATCGCCTCCGGCACGGCCCACACCGGCCAGCACTGGACCGCCGACTGCACGGTGGATGGGGCAATCGTGTTGGAAGAGGGGAAAGTAGTAGAGCAAACCATCGGCTAAACCTCTCAGTCACGCTCCGCGTGCCAGCCCCCCTAATAGTGGGGCCCTTGGCATAAGGTTCATTTTTCGCAATGATCGCCTGTCGGTTCCAAAACCGACATCTGCCGCAAGGATAAGACTTTGCGCCAGCAGGGCCAACAGGAGCGAAGCGCCAGACCTCGAAAACGCGACGGTCTGCCAAGGGCTCCCCTACTAGGGGAGCTGCCGAGCGTCAGCGACGGCTGAGAGGTTTAGCCGTAAGCACCTTCTCCCCTTACAGATGCATTGGCTCCCCCTTCGGGGGAGCTGGCGAGCGAAGCGAGACTGAGAGGGTGAGCACGCTTCCCCCTTGCATCCTCCGGCGTTTTCGTTTATCATAGAGAAAGCGAAATGCCCCAAGGAGGAAACCATGCGCTATTTGTTTTTACTGAACCCCGCTGCGGGCAAGCAGGACTGCACTGTCCAGCTCATCCCGCAGATCAGAGCCGCTGCCGCCCGGGCCGGGTGGAGCGCGGCGGATTATACCATCCACACCACCGAATATGCGGGCCACGCCCGGGAGCTGGCCCGTGCCGCAGCCCAGGAGGCAGCGCAGGCAGGGGACAGTCTGCGCATCTGGACAGCGGGCGGCGACGGAACCTTCATGGAAGCCATGACCGGCGTGCAGGGCTTTGCCAACGCCGCCGTGGGCTGCCTGCCCTACGGCAGCGGCAACGACTTCCTGCGCACCTATGGTACCCGAGCAGAGTTCACCGACCTCGATGCCCAGCTGGCGGGCGGGGAAGTGACCATCGACCTGCTGGAGACCAGTCTGGGCCTGTCCGCCACCATCTGCGCGGCGGGTCTGGACGCGCAGGTGGCCTACGGCATCCCCAAGTTCCGGCGCATCCCCCTGTGCGGCGGCGAGGTGTCCTACCTGCTCTCCATTGTGGAGCAGCTCTGCGGCCACATCGGCCGCAGGGTCACCTTTACCATCGACGACGAGGAACTGACCGTGGACTGCCTGATGTGCGCCATCTGCAATGGCCGGGCCTATGGCGGCGGCTTCCTTGCCGCCCCCGAGGCCGACCCCGCAGACGG contains:
- a CDS encoding ATP-dependent Clp protease ATP-binding subunit encodes the protein MSIWEAFGMGRHKGFSREAGLLLDEAVELAGSMGCARADTGHLLLAMLQTDRGPAGRFLAGKNITEPAVRRQLAEGRTSPARQLDRKALAPDLRRAMDYALIGAQNAHLPKAEPEHLLCAMLEDTDCAAGVLLASMGVQLAEAVRECRQISGQFILPGTPRASAMPRGSRASDKYCRDLTRRAVDGELDPVFCRDAELDRMVEILCRRQKNNPCLVGEPGVGKTALAEGLAQRIASRNVPRMLQGRRLLALDMASLVAGTKYRGDFEERFKTLLEELVRDGSAILFVDEFHTIVGAGAAEGAIDAASILKPVLARGELQLIGATTDQEFRTHIQKDAALERRFGRVQIEEPTPAQAAAILEGLAPRYERYHSVHLPPETLREAVELSVRYLPGRFLPDKAIDLVDEACAAARIRAEREGKADPTLTREDIARVVAQASGVPVERVGEKERERLDKLESRLNAEIVGQQKAVAAVAGAIRRSRTGLGEPGRPMGAMLFLGPTGVGKTALAKALAASWFGSEKALLKFDMSEYQEQHTTARLLGAPPGYLGHDEGGQLTEAVRRRPYSVVLFDEIEKAHPDIQNILLQILEDGQLTDAMGRKADFRNTIVLLTSNLGARFLAGQSAPLGFAAGSEAVFEKQSAQAIEEAKKWFRPELVGRLDELIVFRPLAEDSLCAIAEKLLGQLEARAARNGYQLTHTPRVGAVLAARARSPYGARELRRQVDRAVEQALANQIASGTAHTGQHWTADCTVDGAIVLEEGKVVEQTIG
- a CDS encoding hydratase; the encoded protein is MLESIKCSASGAYYLRGQWVPADAQAPAALAAAGVTAEQAGQAYKGTMAYGILTAHNTSGNDRDLRIKFDAMASHDITFVGIIQTARASGLEKFPIPYVLTNCHNSLCAVGGTINEDDHRFGLSAAKKYGGIFVPPHMAVIHQYMRERFAGCGKMILGSDSHTRYGALGTMAIGEGGGELAKQLLGRTYDVARPGVVAICLTGALPAGCGPHDVAIALVGELFKSGYVKNKVMEFVGPGIASLRQDTRNAIDAMTTETTCLSSIWETDEKTRQFLTVHGRAGDYKPLHPAELAYYDGVVSVDLSKIRPMIALPMHPSNAFPIEELNANLKDILHECEENVQKLVGRSDVKLDLCSKIENGRLRVDQGVIAGCAGGLFDSIYEAASILKGHTGGCGDYALSVYPGSQPIMMELNRTGVLTDLMASGATIRTAFCGPCFGAGDVPANGALSIRHTTRNFPSREGSKPGSGQLAGVALMDARSIAATTANGGILTPATEVDYDPTVPEYHYDPSSYEARVYQGFGHGDYDALLKLGPNIKDWPEIAPLGDNLLLKVASYITDPVTTTDELIPSGETSSYRSNPLGLAEFTLSRKDPAYVGRAKAVQAEEAARRAGQGDAALLAKIRAVPGCEALTWDDVQLASTIFAVKPGDGSAREQAASCQRVLGAGANIVNEYATKRYRSNLINWGMLPFQLNGAAPFGLGDYILIPHVREALKGDLQNIPAYVLGEEVKPFALYMAPLTSDEREILADGCLINYYKH
- a CDS encoding PHP domain-containing protein → MPGDLHNHTTYSDGSVPVARLPLMAARVGLDAMAISDHDTLRSVQYAYDHPVQDGVKLIPATELTGYDYERQHRVHLLAYWPDPESEALRRHCDIMRQRRNECCLQSARELEAIFPQFRTEQALEYARDSGVLYKSGIMQALRELGLADSIYGERYHELFGWNPRGRVLHSPEYIPVREVLATARAAGAVVVFAHPTVYKSMPLLRELVREGMVDGIEIDHPSNSPEDKAECAALCGQYHLIHTGGTDFHGANHKKVYPVGTCTTPDDQIARIEELARKRRR
- a CDS encoding TIGR03905 family TSCPD domain-containing protein gives rise to the protein MSKSFSFPNVGTCSKQTNIVLNDDHTIESVEVIGGCNGNLKGISRLLKGMKAEDAIARMEGTTCGPRPTSCPDQIAKNLKKALAEM
- a CDS encoding diacylglycerol/lipid kinase family protein, with product MRYLFLLNPAAGKQDCTVQLIPQIRAAAARAGWSAADYTIHTTEYAGHARELARAAAQEAAQAGDSLRIWTAGGDGTFMEAMTGVQGFANAAVGCLPYGSGNDFLRTYGTRAEFTDLDAQLAGGEVTIDLLETSLGLSATICAAGLDAQVAYGIPKFRRIPLCGGEVSYLLSIVEQLCGHIGRRVTFTIDDEELTVDCLMCAICNGRAYGGGFLAAPEADPADGWLDVMIVRRVGRLTIAKLLGMYKSGRHFVNGQLTEEAKPYFLYRRARRVALRPADGRGPIVATADGECAPCDAVEAVLRPLSGRILLPAPAYERFVAKRSSVDVK